TCCCGTCCCTTTTCGCGGTCTCCCGCCACTTTACGGAATATCCAAGATCCCAAACTCCAAAACACCCACTTAAAGGTATTTCCCAGCTCACCCATCCAGTAAAGACCGAACAATATCACAGCGAGCGTCACCGGGATGGCCGTGGCCCAATAGATCCACTGGCTATCCTCCATGTCCCTGATATCGGCCGTGTTCATGCCAAAGATGCTGGATATGGCGCTTAGGGGGAGAAAGATGACGGTGACAATAGTGAAGGCGTAGATGGCTTTGTCTTGTCGGAATTTTGTCGTGTCTGCGCTGTATTGGCtctgatgttgttgttagTTGAGTGTAAGTGTTCAGGAGAGTGGAACAAACTAGCCATCGCCCTCAGGTTCGCGCACCTGGCTCCCAGCTGATGGAACTCTTGCTTCAAAAGGTCAGTCTTGGAGTGGCAttcgagaagaagaagctttCGATATCCGCCGGGGTCGGTTGGTTTGACTTTGAACAGGCTATCCTCGCTGGCCAGGTCAAATGCGAAAGGGTTGTCGTACATGTCGAACTTTGAATGCTCCCGACCATACTCCCAAGCCCGAACCTCTGTCTCTCGGTGTTGATGACCTCGATAACCAGGCTCACGGTCGCGGCTCCACGACTAGATGAACACCGGCATAGACTTGGAGTGACCGGCAGCCTGGACAATCGGTTTTTCTTTAAAAGTGGTAGTATTGTCGATCGCAAGACTCGCATTCTCCAAGAGCAGAGAAAATATGACGTATTGCTAGAGGAGTGTCTACAATATGGCTTGGATTTCCTCACCGACGAGTTTGAGGTTCTCTTCATTGACCCTGTCACTTGGTCTCTTCGATATGTCCGTCTCCTGGGGGGCAGTTAGCGTCTCTGGATGATACCCAACGGGGCACACTTTCCACCCCAACCTCTATGCTCACTTACAATTTTGTCGAGACGGTTGCGGTAGATCTGAGCAACGTCGCTGTATGTGTTCGCTTTTTCCTTGTTCGAGGGTGAATCAGGTACATTGGGGGCGCTTTGTATGACCTTCAAGCTAATCAAGGAGAATATCTCCAGGGGCAGGATGACGGAATTCTCAACGAGAGACTTGGGGGAGAGTGAGGTGATGATTATGTTGGCGCCCTCTGTTGCAGCTCGCCTCGCATCGCCAATCAGCCGCTCGGAACGGTCACTGTCTCTTGGGAAGCTGGCCAGGCCCAGAAGTAGATGGATCCAGGCGTCGATAATCTGGGTCGGCACGGTGATCTGAGCACGATCGGCGCCATGGGCGGCAGAGAGAATCTCGCTGAGCTGACTCAAGTCCAAGGCTTGCATTCTCAGCTGATGTCGGATGGTATACATGGAAGCTTGGTACCGATGTTGACCCTCGCGTTTCTCCTAGTGTCATAAAAAATGTTAGTAACAGGTCCATCGTTCTTGGATCAAAGACATTTTGTCAGGTCTTACTCCGATGATGGTCCTGACAGCCCCCCAATATCTCCTCACGGTCGGCCCATCAAAGTCtacggggaggaagaaggcaaagaTTGTTTCGGCAGCATTGAAGATGTCAATCCTGTCCTCAAAGTCACGCTGGGCACGCTGGTCTTTTCGACCTTGCGACTCGACAGAACTCAGCTCCGCCGCCCGTTTCTCCAGGTAGCGACGCACAGAAGCACGCGTATCTTTAGTACACGACTTGTAGGCTTTCGCGTCACCGAAGCTCGGCATGTAGAGCAGCCAATCACGGATTTCCACAAGCTGCTCGAGTAATGCATCTTCAACGCTGTCATCGGAGTTTGGGGTCAATACGCCAGTCATACAAGTAAAGATAGCAAACCCGTTGGCGTTGGTGAATCTTCCGTCGGTGGTCTCGACAGTTGCAGATGTTGAGCCGCCATCTCCTGCAGTACCGGGTTTCGTTGAAGTGTCTTCATGCGCGGAACTTGTTGAGCTCTGCATattccctttccctttgcTCGCAATGTCAGGGAGTAGTCTTCCGCGCTGTGGCGCCATAAGTCGTGCACTCGGCAAGTCAGTCACTCGAAACCTGAATATAGAACGGTAGATCCAGGTCCCTAACACGTACCCCAAGTAGAGTTCCAGCTTAACATGATTTTTGACATGTCGAGCGCGGTCCCAAATTGCCGGCCAATCTTTTACCGTGATCTTTCGTTTGTTGTGAAGGAGCTCGAACTTCTGAGGCCAGAACTCGCTGAAACGAGATGTCAAAGCCTGTGGCATTCCCAATCATGTCAGTCAGCTGGCCCATGTTTCAGACAGACCCTTATGACACTACAAGCACTCACAAACCATGTCTGGCATTCATGTAGCGGTATCGACCACATGACACAAGTTCCAAAACAGACCAGAATCTTCTTGGTTCGTAAAATCCCCGCGAGGACGTCCAATGACCCGGTTGTCTTGATGACATAGTCACCAGGGAAATATTTGTCTGGCAGGTTGATGTATGTGACGATGAGCGCTGATAGCAATCCGATCCGTCAGCTTCAAATCTGTGTATGCAGATGTAACTGAGGTAACAGCCTGAAACCTACCATTGTCAAATATCAGACACCAAAGTTGTGGGACGTGAAGGCAAACCTCCTGCTGTAGATTATTTCCAATCCCGCAAACGGCCTGTCTTAGATCTCGACTTTTGGCGACGTGGGAGAACTGGCTTTGTAGCAGGGTGGGGGCTGGGACGGCGGAGGCACTTCCGGCACCGGCTTCGAGGCCTGAGTACGGTTCAGCGCTGAAATACGGAAGTGCGATCCAGTGCAAAGTTCGAGCTTGTGTGCCCTTGTACTGGCTGTCTGCTGGGATCTCTCCACGAAGATAAGATGGCTTCATTCGGTGTACATCTCGACCGTCCGAGAACTGCATCGACCGAAAGTTGTCATTCCCTAGCTTCGAGAACATCTTTGCCGCTGCCATCTTCTCTCCAGTCGAGAGGCTCTCGATTCGAAAGACTTCTCTCTGTTTACAACAATGTCAGTAGAGTCTCTGGTACTTTCAAGGGCAGATGAACTTGCCGAAAAATGCTCAAAGTCCAACATGGGCCGTGATCCACGAGGCTTTATGTGACTTTTCTCAGGGTCAGCCAAATCGAGGTCCAACTGGTAAAATCAAGATTTGTATATAGATAAAGATCAAGGGCCTTCTCACAACCACCGAAAAAGAGGATGATATTTCATATTCTTGTCATCCACAACTGACAGCCTCGCGGCATGATGCCCTTCCCGAACTCCGTCACCGATGTAGTGAGACTCGAAGACATGGGACACGGAAGGTGCCCCTATAGGGTCGTGGGACTTTTCCTGGGGTGCgacgtcttcatcttcatcatctcctgAAACGGCCCCAGGGCCCTTTGCTGACACGCCGCGGGAGATGCGAGAAGGTGTGAAGGAATACAGGGTGGATGATCCAAAGTCCTCGTCGCTATCGGAAGCACTATATCGGGACGAATGTCGGAAATGGTGTCTCCTAGGCGGACTGTCCCGGCCTGAAtccgacgatgacgatgacctTGATCTCGCCTGACTTTCTACGTCTAGTGATTCTTCTCTGATGCTGTGGCGCTCGGGGTtcctgctccttctctcTCGTCCGATACGCGCACGTGGTTCGCTCAATGACTTGCCAGGAACCGCTACTGGGTACCCTTGAGGTGCCACATATTGATAGACAGGCGTTTGGGAGTTTGGGAGAAAATAGtgtggaaagggaggggggaagggagggataggggCGCTTTGTGGGACCGGGATGTACTGTTGCTGTGCAGCCTGAGGTTCAGCATGGGGCGGGCGAAAGGTAGAAGAGAGGTCGGGGCCACGAGATGCCGAGAAGTCATTGGGGCTGAAGGACGGCAGGCGCACCGGCACAGTCCCTCTTCTGCGTGGTGGCTTGGGAGTGAAAATATCGGGATTTGGAGCCGACATGGTGAACAATGATTCTCCGAACTGTGGGTGGAGCCTGGAAGGGAGAGAGCATGTTGATGCGGGGCAGCCTGAGCTGAAGCACAAGAATAAGATCGGACAGAGTAGGTAGGTTCTGGCCAGTTGGGGTGGCAGATGCAACCTGGAGGCAGCACCGTAAGCCGCATATTATCAATCCATAATAGCGCTAGCTATGACGGGAAAATTGAATGCTCTTATCATACGATGATGTGTGTGTCACAATGGATAATCTGAATAGGTATTTTACCTACCGTACTTCAGGTTTCCTTCTTGTGTGATATATGTGCTTTTGTCCATTCTCTTCAATTATTACTTTGCATTAACTAACTGCCTGGGTTTTAAAACTTAAGCTTACAGCCAAAGCTGATAGCTGAGCTATCGATACTTGCTGGTCCTAAACAAGATGAGCAGAGCTACGTATGTCCAAAAGCATCTCTCCAAATGTCATGTTCTGAAGTAAAATATCCCCACAAGCATGAGACTCGCGTGGAACTTCCGCCTGGACGTGGTTCAGAGCTACTCCGACAAATGGTTAGCACATTGGCATGTTGAGACGAGAGCATCAACCTTTCTCTGCTGAGTTTCAACGCCTCTACTCCCGCAAGAGGACGACAAAGAACATGACAACCCTAGAGTGTCCAGGACTATTCTTGATGGCGAAAGCCTTGCGGGTTTCGGGTCACCTGATTCAGAGCAGAAATATTCTCAACCATGTGTCATACACTGAAGGCTTATTTTTGGTTTCATTGCATGGTGAACATCACCACTTGCCCAAATTGGCGTCTTGAGTCACACTCTAACCTCATCTAGAACGAAACAACCAGAGACGCAGTCCCCTCTTGGAATTTAATATATTCATTCACCATCATTCCCCAGGATAGAGACAAGGGTTCATAGTCCGAGAATAAAGTCCGACTCGTTTTCGTAAGTCCTATTTTGGCATGCTGCATTACGCTATCGTCTTGCAATGCAAATGCAGCGCTAAGAAAAGTCCCATGAAGACGAAAAGAGGTGACTGGAGGTATCTCACAAGACTGAGTATTGTCTTTATGAGTAAGTTTGACTAAGATCAACCTGTGGTCTCCGATCCCTGCCAAGTTGTCATCCGGTTAAATGCGGGGAAGCATGCCTATTCATCCCTAGGGCTGACTCCTGTGGTGTCTAGGTTGTTCATTCGGTGTGATGTTGCTGCCTGTGCTGCGGGTGCATCATGCCCCTATGGTAAGGTGCGGAGAGTGTGCTATACTTTGGTCGACTTTCCTCTCGTTCTTATGAGGGTCCTCTTTCTCTGGAGAACTTCCGCTGCAGCAGAAGCCCATCTACCAGCAAACGTGTTGAGCCGGCAGCTACGTAAACTTGGCAACGTGGTGCTCAAACGCTTCTGAACTCTGGGATGCTAACATCAATGCCTTGTCCATCCTCATGGTACCAAGCTTTGTAGACACTCGGTGAACCGGGCCCCGGTCACTCAACCCCCACATGCTTGCTCCGAGAACCGGGGAAAGCTTCTATTGCCGGGGGTGTACAACGATGCCAATATGCATGGCTCGAAACAGTGAACCCCGCACGTTACCTTGCTGTCAGACTAAGGTACTTGCCCTAGAAGACATGCAGGGGACCGCCACTCATACTAGTAGGGACGGCGCGGCACGAAAACTATGCCCGTTGTGTCTGATACCTACCTTGTAGGGTCTTTCATCACAGTCGAGGATCAACTGCTGCAAAAAACGAAACAAAAGGCAATCTGGGGCGACAGAAGACAAAGTCGTACGCAAAATATTGAGACTCCCTGAGCTGATGAATGGGGGCCTGTTGCGGCTCTGTCAACCGTCGGCTCCCAAATAGTCCAGCGCTGATATACGTGACAGCACAGTCTTACAAGTGTACCAATCGGATGAAAACCCCCCACTTATGAGCAACATGGTCTAGTGGGGGTTTGGACAACAACGCCCTACCAAACATTCCTCCAGCTTGGGTTTGGTCAGTGCGATGTTTCTCCTACCTGCAGGTTGCAGACTTCTTTCCTACCTTTGTGCGTGGGCGAGACCTGGTTCGCCACGACAAACCCCTACTCACCGTTCACCGATCCTGGAATAGCCTCATTTCCGCATGCACATACCTTACCTAGCTCCTTCTCACAAGCATTAGTCGAGCTCCTACCCAAACAAACCTCCCTTTTATCAATCCTTCACAAGATCACAGGACATCATCACGCCAAGCCCGACGGCGACAGAGCTGCTCAACAGAAATGCTCCCATGATCAAAAAGGGTCAacggaggttggaggtggcgaAAGCTCGTCTATAAAAGCCACAACGTATCCTCCAACATTTCAGCCTgaatcttcttcaccaccaccacaactcaCCTTCATATCGTTACTCAATCTGAACAAAAAGTTCTGAACACCTCAGTtctttcttcaccaccaaaatgaagttcaccatcaccgccgccgccctcagcctcctcggcctcgcctcTGCCGCTCCCGCCGAGGTAGTCGCCAAGCAGGCCCACGGCGCGACCAGTGCCCAAGTCACCAACTTTTCCGTCACCTGcggttcctcctcctgctcgtaAGTCAAACTCCTCTCGACCCGGGCCTTTACTGACAGATTGATTCCCAGCTACACCGCCCGCGCGGTGATCCTCCCCGAGAACGTGGCCGTCACCttcacccacaccaccaccggctccACCATCCCGACCAACACCGGCTTCTTCACCAGCAGCGACCCCGCTGTCTTCTTCCGCATCAACAAGGCACTCAGCGACTACCGCTTTGTGTTGAGCGACGCTCATGTTGTTGGTTCGGCTGTCAACTTGGATTATTTCAGCCCTGGGTCGCAGTGGACTGCTAGCTCCTACAgcgggccttcttcttttacTCTTTCTTAAgcaggggtggtggtgtgtttgggGTGGgtctgtggaggagggggtgtgtgAATGGAAAGAGGTGAAGGGTTCAATGTCTCAATTGGAAAGGGTGTGTGGACTTCAAAGTAGTTTCATAGCCCGGATATGACAAAGAAACAGACTTACATGGGTGCCTCCTTTATCTCTTGGGTAGCTCTGGAAGCTGTTGCGTTTGGTTGAGGGCGTCTGCTTGAGGTCAAATGATGAGACACTGTTGTATACCATCCACTCTTTACTCATGTCATCTCTCATCCGGTCAGGTGGTGGCCTTGCCGGCCACCCCCTAAGAATCGGCAAAGATTACATACACCGAGGCCTTTCATACTCTCTGCATTGTATGGGTAGGTAATTGCACAGGCATCTTCAACACGGGCATCGGATCACCGTCTCTATGATACCCTCCAGTAGGTACCCTATACTATCCAAAATTTAAACCAATCCGGACTCCGACCGCTCACCACCTCGCATTCCCCCCCTTAACAGTACTCTCACggttcccctcccccaactcctcccacccgCCAttactcttcttcctccttgcatcaccatctcccccagtCTTGCCATCATTGTTCTCAGCCCTGCTCACATTAACGCTCATCGTCTTCTGGATCGTCTTCAACGGATACTCATCCATCccgtcttcctctcccacaagCTCCCTCTGCGACCCAGTCCTGAACGACGTCTTGGAGATTGACTCGGTTTGGAACGTCGGCGGCGGGTACGTTCTCGCGGTGGGCATGCTGCCACTGACGTTGCTATCGCCCGTTCTGCGGGAGCGAGACCCCAGAATGCGGGAGCGGAGGGATGAAAAGAAGGCTGATTCGCTGAGGACGTTGCTCCAGAGACCCGGAAGGGCGGGTGTGCAGGCCACGATGACGGTGCCAAAGACTTCCATGTAgctgtttgttgatgttaGTGATTTCTGTTTGTGGAAAAGGCACGGGGGAAAGACATGCGTTGTGATGGCTACATTGCCGCCGTCCCAGATGGAATCGATGGTGTAGTAGGATACCCTGACCCTGTAGACCAGACCGACGACGCTGGTGACCACGACGCAGTGTGTTGTCCAGGTCAGTAAATATACATGCGCCCTCCAAGTCCGAGGTACCAAGTGCCCACTTACAGGAATCCAATCAAAAACACAACCAGCAaacccttcttcttgggccgACTCAACGTCAACccggcgatgatggggaagggcATAATGAAAAGGGCCAGATCGGCCACCACGGCGCAGACATTGACGGCGATGGTGGCAGGGGCAGTGGTGGCACACCTCGCGAGGACGACGTTACCCCATTCCTCGCCTGGCTGGGGGATGCAAAAGGCAAGCACGACGACCTCGTACGAGCCATAGGCTAGGAACGTCAAGGTCAGGAGTCCGTAGCAGGTCACTCGGACCCAGGTCAGGGTGCCGAAGAGAcgcaaaaagaagaagacgagggacGCCTTCACTGCGAAGTGGGTGATGGAGCCAAGCAACTGGTCAGCTAGGCGAATCTATGGTGCATCCCGTGTTAACACGATTCGGTGTTGGAAGAGACAGTTCTGAGAGGAGCTCACCTGCATCACCTTGACGGTGAGGGCCGTGATGGGGACATCCCAGGAGTGCTTCCCCAAGCCCTTGCTCATGCTGGTGTATAGGCAAGACCATTGTGCGATCCCGACGACCAGACCTATCACGCAAAGCCCTGAGGTGGAAGTAGAATATCAGCATCGTTCATGGCAGACCACAGATAAGTACCTGCAGTCGTCTGCGAATATTGTGGGCATCCGCCACTGGGTAAGCAGCAATGCGGCCCAGTCCCAACTCGTCCGCTCACCATCGTGAGCGACCCATCTTCTCTGGTGTTATGTGCATGAAAATTCCCGGGTTGTCGGCGGAATATCAAAGTGAAGGCATCCTACCCAACTTACTCACCACCTACTTCACCATAGTACACTTGCTCTGTAGGTAGAGAGCTTTGAGACACTAGATGTTCAGCATCTTGATGAGATATGCCGGAGAGGACTTGCGACCACAGGCTGCTTCAGTTGCATCAGTgcctgaaaaaaaaaaaaaaaagaaaaaacagcGAGTGCGGGGTGGTAGCGCTTCTGCCCTGCCACTGACTAAGACCGATGTTTGGAACACTGCTGCACCCTTTTCGGACAACAGGCTCGATGCTACGCTGCCGGCTGGACAGAAAATAAGTAGAGACAAACACTAAGCCACGCCATGGGCAACTACCATTCCTGAATTTTCTGTCTGTTAGCGTCAGCGCTACATGGGTGCTTACTGATCCTTTCCGTAACCTGGTAGCGCGACTACCGCTAGGCGTGTAGGCTCGCGGTAAAGCCCATGCAGGGCGCCAAAGACACGACAGAAATAGTGGGCCGTATGAAAGATTAAACTGTGCACTGTGCCATTTCGTATCTTTCCCACGTGTGCACAACGTTGCAACATCGCCTAGATGCATGCTCGTGGCATAAAAGCCAGCGCCGTTGCTCCGGCTTCGTAACTGCCATCTGACTGGAGCTATCAACTCtgaagagaagaagcctTGCACTAGCAGGGCAAAGGTGTCCAGCCTTGGTCAATCCGAGAAGGGCACAGCAGTCGATGTAACTGTCCGCCGTGAACATGTCTTGCAATTCCCGTAGATGATCAGTGGCGTAGCAGAGACGACGTCCCTTTTTGCACGACTGCCCGTGAAGTGACTGGTTGACCAGTGTGCAGTGCCGCAACTGAGACTTTTTGAGTATAGTAGCTATATAAGAGAACCAAGCCGTCGGGAACCTCGGGATGGTTCTCGGGACAACTAAGGCGGCCTCGATGAtcggttgatgttgataaACCATTCTGTCTTCAAGCTTCCAGAAGTTCTGTCTTTGTTCACCATCCCAACATCATTCACCTCCCCAAGGCACACGCCGCCATGTTGCTAAACACCTTTTCCACCGGCGGCGAGACCGAGGGGTTCGTGCTTAGTTGCTTATCCCTGGCCATCGTTTTTACACTTgtcaacatcctcacctcTTCCCGACCATGACTTGTGGCCCACTCGCCCATATCTTTCCTCAAAAGACGTGCTCGAGCATGGCTTTTCCTCTTTCAAGGACCCAAGATCATCGAGGAAGAATTCAACAAGGCCTGACCTGGGAAGCCATTCCACATCGACGTCCCCGAGAACCGTTATGTCGTCGTGTCGTCCTGGAAACACATCAGGGAGATCGACTCAGCTCCCGACCATGTGCTCTCTCTTCAGGCCGCAGCCAAGCAGCTGCTTCAACCCAAACACACCATGTCAAGCTTCAACTGGATGGACAAGAGGGGTGCCGAGGGGATTCCACTGATCAGAACCCTTCGCGTCATGCTCACGAACCACTTGCCTGAGGTTTTTCCCCAAATCAGACGTTCAATGAGCGCCCTGATGGACAACGAGATTGATTCGGCCCCCAAGCTTGAGGATGGAAAGACCATGACGCCAAAGCTctaccacatcatcatcaaggccaTCGCACACTCGAATGCTTTGGCGTTCTTTGGCGAGGACTTGGCCAAGAATGAAAAGTTCATGAAGGCGGCCATGACCTTTATTGAGCAGACCCTGCTCATTGCTGAGATCTTGCGGTTGCTGCCCCAGTTTCTGTCCGAGTAAGCTCGCCTTTTCCCGTCGCTGTTCGAGGGCGAGATGTAGCTGACTTCCTActctttcaaggcctatcGGAAAGTTCCTTTCCAACAAGCTCAACTCCAGCTCTGTAATCTTTGACACCTTGCTCCCAGTCGCTGCTGAGCGGGTGGACGAGTACTCCAGAGCCAAACTTGGACACAAGGTACCTGAACATGTAAGCCTTGTCACCTTGCGCCTGCGAAAATGCAATACTGACAGCTGATTCCTCTCTGCAGAAAGACTGCATGCAATGGATCATGGAGAGCGCCCCAAGAAACAGCCCTTGGACGGCCGAAAGGATCGTCTACGAGCTCATTGCCTTATGGTTGGATCAGTCCACATTACTTCCACCACCGTCTGCTTCGCCATCCACgacctctgcctccaccCGGAATACGTCGAGCCCCTCCGCAAAGAGATCGAGGCCACCGGCTGGGAGACGTTCGAGAAGTCAGGCGGCAAAtgcttccccctcctcgacagcttcATGAAAGAATCCGCCAGGATAACACCGGTCGAATCGGTCAGCACCCGCCGCATGGCACTCGAGCCCTTCAAGCTATCAGACGGCACAGCCGTCAACCCGGGCGAATGGATCGTCACGGCAGCCCGCGGCATGGCAATGGACTCGTCCGTCTTCTCCAAACCCAACGACTTTCAAGGCTTCCGCTTTGCGGACCCGGCGGTTGTCGCCAAAATCGACAGCCGCCCATCATTCTCGGCAGGTGACAAATCATCCGACTTCACCAGCATATCTGACTGGCAGCTATGGGGCACAGGAAGGTGCGCTTGGTAAGGTTTCCCTCTCCAGTCCGAGGTTGTTTGACTAAGAGTGAGACACTGACGTTGCTATCACCAACGGCGCAGCCCTGGGCGGTTTTACGTCACGGCAGTCATGAAGGCCATGCTGGGGTTGCTCATCGCAAGATACGATATGCAGCTAACGGACCCGGGGGCGGCGAGGTATTTTGCTTAGCGGACGTTTATCTATCCTTTCCCTGGGACCAAGATTAGCTTGACTGCGCGGgaatgagggaggggagtggcTTGTAAGATTTTAGATACCATAGTCGCATACGTGAATGAAAAATAACTGTTGTTTTTATTGCGATCTTCCACGCTACTGCGCAGTGGGTGCGGCACGGCTATCGCACATACTGCGATGCTATGCTCGCTGCTGCCTTTTCACGATATCACCTCACCTTCCATTGCTCGTACTCATAGACCAACAGGCTGAGCAGACTTGATGTGTAGATTGCCGCGTTCTTAGTTCGCAGCGTTTCGCCGCAAGGCTGCAGTTGTAGGTATCAGATGCGCggctgttttgggggggcATGTCAGCACGGCAGTGGCAGAAGGACCCGTCGAAATGCCGTTCTCCAGTTCTCCAGCGCCCAGCCAAGTCGCCGGTTTGGGGGCTGGAAAGACGAGCTGTGCTGTGCCTCTCTCAACCGGGCCGATATCCGCGTCCGCAGCAAAGTCGGATGAAACACAGCACTTGATTAGGACAACACCTCCGCACTGTGCAACAAGTACGTTTGTTCTGTCTGCTTGTCTGCTTGCAAGCCCCTACAAACAGCTAACCGCTCGTGGCTttcccccgcctcccctccTGCCGCTCGGTGCATATCAAGACTCGTGTTTC
The sequence above is a segment of the Podospora pseudoanserina strain CBS 124.78 chromosome 5, whole genome shotgun sequence genome. Coding sequences within it:
- a CDS encoding hypothetical protein (EggNog:ENOG503P2K1), with amino-acid sequence MSKGLGKHSWDVPITALTVKVMQLLGSITHFAVKASLVFFFLRLFGTLTWVRVTCYGLLTLTFLAYGSYEVVVLAFCIPQPGEEWGNVVLARCATTAPATIAVNVCAVVADLALFIMPFPIIAGLTLSRPKKKGLLVVFLIGFLYMEVFGTVIVACTPALPGLWSNVLSESAFFSSLRSRILGSRSRRTGDSNVSGSMPTARTYPPPTFQTESISKTSFRTGSQRELVGEEDGMDEYPLKTIQKTMSVNVSRAENNDGKTGGDGDARRKKSNGGWEELGEGNRESTVKGGNARW
- a CDS encoding hypothetical protein (EggNog:ENOG503PWW0), whose amino-acid sequence is MKFTITAAALSLLGLASAAPAEVVAKQAHGATSAQVTNFSVTCGSSSCSYTARAVILPENVAVTFTHTTTGSTIPTNTGFFTSSDPAVFFRINKALSDYRFVLSDAHVVGSAVNLDYFSPGSQWTASSYSGPSSFTLS
- a CDS encoding hypothetical protein (COG:S; EggNog:ENOG503P0PN) gives rise to the protein MAAAKMFSKLGNDNFRSMQFSDGRDVHRMKPSYLRGEIPADSQYKGTQARTLHWIALPYFSAEPYSGLEAGAGSASAVPAPTLLQSQFSHVAKSRDLRQAVCGIGNNLQQEVCLHVPQLWCLIFDNALIVTYINLPDKYFPGDYVIKTTGSLDVLAGILRTKKILVCFGTCVMWSIPLHECQTWFALTSRFSEFWPQKFELLHNKRKITVKDWPAIWDRARHVKNHVKLELYLGYVLGTWIYRSIFRFRVTDLPSARLMAPQRGRLLPDIASKGKGNMQSSTSSAHEDTSTKPGTAGDGGSTSATVETTDGRFTNANGFAIFTCMTGVLTPNSDDSVEDALLEQLVEIRDWLLYMPSFGDAKAYKSCTKDTRASVRRYLEKRAAELSSVESQGRKDQRAQRDFEDRIDIFNAAETIFAFFLPVDFDGPTVRRYWGAVRTIIGEKREGQHRYQASMYTIRHQLRMQALDLSQLSEILSAAHGADRAQITVPTQIIDAWIHLLLGLASFPRDSDRSERLIGDARRAATEGANIIITSLSPKSLVENSVILPLEIFSLISLKVIQSAPNVPDSPSNKEKANTYSDVAQIYRNRLDKIETDISKRPSDRVNEENLKLQYVIFSLLLENASLAIDNTTTFKEKPIVQAAGHSKSMPSWSRDREPGYRGHQHRETEVRAWEYGREHSKFDMYDNPFAFDLASEDSLFKVKPTDPGGYRKLLLLECHSKTDLLKQEFHQLGASADTTKFRQDKAIYAFTIVTVIFLPLSAISSIFGMNTADIRDMEDSQWIYWATAIPVTLAVILFGLYWMGELGNTFKWVFWSLGSWIFRKVAGDREKGREIVDRWFGQTDPVPLGLPSHMQLAYPIGPERRPTYNPERPARSVSSDESVDIRYRSRFV
- a CDS encoding hypothetical protein (EggNog:ENOG503Q4VZ; COG:Q), with the protein product MSSFNWMDKRGAEGIPLIRTLRVMLTNHLPEVFPQIRRSMSALMDNEIDSAPKLEDGKTMTPKLYHIIIKAIAHSNALAFFGEDLAKNEKFMKAAMTFIEQTLLIAEILRLLPQFLSEPIGKFLSNKLNSSSVIFDTLLPVAAERVDEYSRAKLGHKVPEHRPKKQPLDGRKDRLRAHCLMVGSVHITSTTVCFAIHDLCLHPEYVEPLRKEIEATGWETFEKSGGKCFPLLDSFMKESARITPVESVSTRRMALEPFKLSDGTAVNPGEWIVTAARGMAMDSSVFSKPNDFQGFRFADPAVVAKIDSRPSFSAGDKSSDFTSISDWQLWGTGSPGRFYVTAVMKAMLGLLIARYDMQLTDPGAARYFA